The Gemmatimonadota bacterium sequence TACCGCTCCGCGGCCCGCGTGCTCGCAATCACGCCGATATCCCGCCCTTCGCTCTCACCGAGCATCTTGGCCGCGCCGCCGGTATCGTACACGGTTTCGGGTTTCATCGACGGATGCTCCCGGAAGAAACGGACGCACTGTTCGAGCGCCTTGGGATGGGACTGGACCCGGCGGAGTTCCTCCGGCCGGACGCCCGGTTTCGCCATCAGGTTGTGGACGATGCGGAGCACGATTTCACCCACGATCTGCAGGTCGTGCTCCTGCATCAAATCGTAATTGACGTGGATGCTGCCCGCCAGGGTATTCTCGATCGGCAGCATGCCGTAGTCGCAACTGCCCTCGTCCACGGCGCGGAACACGTCGTCGAACCATCCGTGGGGAACCGGTTCGGCCGCATCTCCGAAATAGGCGAGCACGGCCATCTCGCTGAAGGCTCCCAGCTCGCCCTGGAAGCCGGTCCTGAACTTCTTCAATCGGTCCTCCTTTCACCCAGCAACGCGGCCCTGCTTTCCTTCGCCTTCGTCAGCGTCTCCACCAGTTCCGATTCGCGCCCCTCCTCGATCTGCGCCGCCAGGTCGTCGAGCAACCGCCTGGCGTCCTCGATGCCGCGCAGCAGGGGCCGCCCGTTGGTCAGGCAGATGTCGGCCATCACCTGCACGGTGGACGCGGCCAGGCGGGTCGTGTCCCGGAATCCCGACGCGGCGAACTCGCCCAGGCGTTCTTCCTCGCGTGCCGTCTTCTCCGCGGCGAGCGCCAGCACCACGGACAGCAGGTAGGGCAGGTGGCTGGTGACCGAGACGATCCGGTCGTGGCGCTCGGCGGGAATGACGGCGGGACGCGCCCCGATCCGGCGGACCAGGTCCTTGAGCAGGTCGAGGGCGTCTTCATCCACCTTGGTGG is a genomic window containing:
- a CDS encoding prephenate dehydrogenase; this encodes MRITIIGVGLLGGSFGMAVRKAGAAERVAGVDLDRAVLDRAQERGAIDVGYLETAEGVEGADLVVLATPVRSILDMLPGLAPLLGRETILLDLGSTKEAIVCAVASQAGIRRYVGGHPMAGTEHTGIDHADDGLFQDATFALVPPTKVDEDALDLLKDLVRRIGARPAVIPAERHDRIVSVTSHLPYLLSVVLALAAEKTAREEERLGEFAASGFRDTTRLAASTVQVMADICLTNGRPLLRGIEDARRLLDDLAAQIEEGRESELVETLTKAKESRAALLGERRTD
- the pheA gene encoding prephenate dehydratase, producing MAVLAYFGDAAEPVPHGWFDDVFRAVDEGSCDYGMLPIENTLAGSIHVNYDLMQEHDLQIVGEIVLRIVHNLMAKPGVRPEELRRVQSHPKALEQCVRFFREHPSMKPETVYDTGGAAKMLGESEGRDIGVIASTRAAERYGLEILERGIEDNPQNYTRFLVLGRAPEPSEGERMKTSIVFSVPHEPGMLFKAMSVFALRDISINKIESRPLVGSPWEYLFYLDFEGHAESLLCSRALNHLREIAANFKLLGSYAEGRIVDRV